The DNA window CGAGACGATGACCGACCTGCTGCCCGGCGTCGTCGAGCTCGGGATCCTGGGCGGCGGCACGACCGGGTACGGCTGCGCCGGCCTGTCACCGGTGGCCGGTGGCATCGTCTCGCTCGAGCTGGCCAGGGGCGACGGCAGCTTCTGCACCGTGTTCGGCGTCCACTCGGGCCTGGCGATGGGCGCGATCGCGACACTTGGCTCCGAGGAGCAGAAGCAGCGGTGGCTTCCCGCGATGGCCTCGCTCGACATGCTCGGCGCGTTCGCGTTAACCGAGCCGGAGCACGGCTCGGACGTCGTCGCGCTGGAGACCCGCGCCAGGCGGGACGGCGACACCTGGGTCCTCGACGGTCGCAAGCGCTGGATCGGTCTGGGTGACGAGGCCGACCTGGTCATCGTGTGGGCGCGCGACGACGATGGCGACGTCGGGGCCTTCGTCGTCGAGCACCCGGACGGCGGCAAGCTCGAAGGGTTCCGCGCCGAGGTCATCACCGGCAAGATCGGGCGCCGCGCCGTGCTCCAGTCGAGCCTGTGGCTGGACGGCATCCGGATCCCCGCCGAGAACCGGCTGGCCGAGGCGAGGTCGTTCAAGGACACGCAGCGCTTCCTCGGGCACAGCCGGATGGGCGTGGCCTGGGAGGCCGTCGGCCACGCCGAGGCCGCCTACACCTACGCGCTGCGGTACGTGCGGCAGCGCACGCAGTTCGGCCGCAGCCTCTCGAGCTTCCAGCTGATCCAGGAGAAGCTGGCCCGGATGCTGGCCGAGATCACGGGCATGCGCCTCATGGTCATGCGCATGGCGCAGCTGGCGCAGGAGGGCCGGGCCGCCGGCCCGGTGGCATCGGTGGCCAAGATGCACTGTGCCGCCACGGCCCGGAAGGTGTGCCAGGACGCGCGCGACATGATGGGCGGCAACGGCCTGCTGCTCGAGAACCACGTCGCGCGTCACCTCGCCGACGTCGAGGTGACCTACACCTACGAGGGCACCGACACGGTGCAGGCCCTGATCGTCGGGCGCGAGATCACCGGCACGCAGGCGTTCGTCAACTGATCCACCAGTCGGACGAGCATCGCCGGTGGCTGTCCTGGGCGAAGACATCACGCCGTCGACGACCTGGGTCCGGCGGTGGCCGCCCTGGCGGTCGCCCGAGGCGCCGTCGACCGACGTGGGGGGTCCGGCGATGGCGCGCTGGCGGGTCGCCCCACGACGCCGTCCGGCGGCTACCGTCGGTGGGTGACGTCGATCGCATCCACCGAAACCGAGCCTGGCGAGCGCAGCGTCCGCGAGCTGCTCGCCGACCCGACGTTCGGCCGGTACTTCACCGCCAACCTGATCTCGAACTGCGGCAACTGGATCCAGAACGTCTCGGCGGCCACCGCGGTGTTCTCGATCACACGGTCAGCGACCCTGACGGGCGTCGTGTCCGGGGCGCTGTGGTTGGGCTCGCTGGTGCTGCAGCCGTACGCCGGTGCGCTGAGCGACCGCGTCGACCGCCGCAGGATGCTGCTCGCCGGGCAGTCGCTCGCGCTGCTCGCCGCGACCGTACTGGCGGTGTGGACCGCGCTGGCCGGTGTGGACGGCCTCGCTGGGCCCTGGCCGATCATCGGCGTCACCGTCGTGATCGGGATCGGCAACGCGGTCGCGATCCCTGCGATGCAGGCGCTGGTGCCTGCACTGGTGCCATCCGCAGACCTCGATCAGGCGATCGCACTGAACTCGGTCACGTTCACGCTCGGGCGGGCGATCGGGCCGGTGCTGGCGGCGGGCGTGCTGCTGCTGGGCGGCCCGCGCCTCGGCTTCGTGGTCAACGCGATGACGTTCCTGCCGCTGGTGGTCGTGCTGCTGGTCATCCGCCAGCGCGACGTGGAGCGCAGCGGCGACACCGACGGGTCGGTGCGTGAGGTCCTGCGGCTGGTCCGGGGTGACCGCCGTCTGCTGGTGCTGCTCGCCGCAACCACGGCGATCGGGTGGACGAGCGACCCGATCAACACGCTGTCACCACCGATGGCGGATCTGTTCGGCGCGGGCGACGCACTGGTCGGGGTGTTCGTCGGCTGCTTCGGAGGGGGCGCTGCGCTGCACAGCGTGGTGCTGCGCCGGACCCGCACCCGCTTCGGTCAGCGCCGGCTCGGCGTCTTCGGGCTGGCAGGCTTCGGTGGCGGCATGGTCCTGTTCGGGTTGAGCCCGACACCGTGGCTGGCCGCCGCGTCGCTGGTGCTGGCCGGGTTCGCGTTCCTCGGTGCGATCACGTCGGTCACGACCCGCATGCAACGCGGGATAACCGAGGACGTCCGCGGCCGGGTCATGGCGCTGTGGGGTGTGACGTTCCTGGGCAGCCGCCCGATCGCGGCACTGGTCAACGGCGCGACGGCCGACCTCGTCGGCGTGCGCGCTGCGGTCGTGGCTGCGGCCTTCGTGGCGCTCGCCGGCGCCGGCCTCCTCGCCTGGTACGGCGGTCCGTCTTCGAGCGCCGACGACCGGCCAGGCGCCGGGTGAGGTGGCGGCGTACGCTGCCGCCACGACCGCGTGACGTGAGGTGCAGCAGTGGGTGAGCCGATCGATCCGATCGATCTGACGGGCGTCGCCGCACTGCTCCGCGACGACGAACGCGGGTGGCGCGACCGGACCCACGCGCTGATCGTCGAGCACGTCCTCGACCAGGTGGAGCGATGGCACGACCGTGAGCACTTCCCGACCGCGCTGGTCCGCCCGTTGGCCGAGGCGGGACTGCTGGGCATGCACCTCGACGGCTACGGGTGCGCCGGGGCGTCGGCGGTCTCGTACGGGCTGGCGTGCATGGAGCTGGAGGCCGGGGACAGCGGCCTCCGCAGCTTCGTGTCGGTGCAGGGGTCGCTGGCCATGTACGCGCTCCACCGGTACGGCTCCGATGAACAGAAGGAACGCTGGCTGCCGCGGATGGCCGCCGGCGAGGCCGTCGGATGCTTCGGCCTCACCGAGCCGGCGGCGGGCAGCAACCCGAGCGAGATGCGCACGAGGGCGCGACGGGTCGGATCGGACTGGGTCGTCGATGGCCACAAGCGCTGGAGCACCAATGGCACCATCGCCGACGTTGCGATCGTGTGGGCGGACACCGACGACGGGGTGCGCGGCTTCGTGGTCCCGACCGAGGCCGACGGGTTCTCGACGACGGCGATCACCGGCAAGCGCTCGCTGCGGGTCTCGGCGGCATCCGAGCTGCACCTCGACGACGTGCGACTGCCTGGGGCAGCGGTGCTGCCCGGGGTCGCGGGGATGCGCGGACCGCTGAGCTGCCTCGACGAGGCCCGCTACGGCGTGATGTGGGGCGCGCTCGGCGCGGCCCGCAGCTGCCTCGAAGCCGCCGTCAAGCACGCGACCACGCGGGAGCAGTTCGGCCGGCCGATCGGCGGCTTCCAACTGACGCAGGCCAAGCTGGTCGACATGGAGCTGGAGCTCACCAAGGGGGTCCTGCTCGCGCTGCACCTGGGACGTCGCAAGGACGACGGCGAGCTGATGCACCAGCAGACCAGCCTCGGCAAGCTCAACAGCACCCGTGAGGCGCTGACGATCGCACGGACGGCGCGGGGCATCCTCGGCGGCGACGGCATCACCGACCGGTTCCCCGTGATGCGACACCTGCAGAACCTCGAGACCGTCTTGACCTACGAGGGCACGGCGGAGATGCACACTCTGATCGTCGGTGAGGCCATGACGGGACTCCGCGCGTTCACGTGACCGCGGGCGACCCGGCGGGGGCCGCTGACGATCGTCGCGGCCGCACGCGCGTTCCGGCCCGGGCGAGCGGTCGCCGGTCGAGGTGACCGCGGCGTGCCTCGACCGCATCGCCGAACGCGACGCCGACATCGGCGCGTTCGCCACGGTCACGGCCGACCGCGCCCGCGAGCGGGCACGGACCGCCGCGGCGGAGGTCGCCGACGACCGCGATCTGCGCCGTCCGCTGCTCGGCATCCCGGTCGGGGTCAAGGACGTCGTCGACGTTGCCGGCGTCGTGACAGGCGCGGGATGCGCCGCGCGCGCCGACGTCGTCGCCACGCGCGACGCCGCGGTGTGGCAGCGCCTGGACGCGGCGGGCGCCGTCGTGATCGGCAAGACCGCCACGCACGAGCTCGCCTACGGCGTCGCGACCCCAGCGACGCGCAACCCGCTCGACCTTGGTCGGATGCCCGGCGGGTCGTCAGGCGGTTCGGCGGCGGCTCTGGCAGCGGGGATGTGCCTCGGCGCGGTCGGCACCGATACGGCGGGGTCGATCCGGATCCCCGCGGCACTGACCGCCGACGATGCGGCCCTGCTCCTGGCCGGCATGGCCGGCACCCGACACCCGACCGTCGACGTCGACCTGGCGGGTCTGCGCCTCGGGCTGGCGACCGCTGGCGCGGTGTGGACCGACGACGTGAGGCGTGCGTTCGCG is part of the Euzebyales bacterium genome and encodes:
- a CDS encoding acyl-CoA dehydrogenase family protein, which gives rise to MVARQRRAQPPVEGDVHGFAETFTHEERRHRRLLLEFPVRDAGTEAFVRPLRGAVWAVHGGGRMGCGIREGTDMNEPAELYHLDDMLSDEERELQHRVRRFCDEKVVPVANERWERAETMTDLLPGVVELGILGGGTTGYGCAGLSPVAGGIVSLELARGDGSFCTVFGVHSGLAMGAIATLGSEEQKQRWLPAMASLDMLGAFALTEPEHGSDVVALETRARRDGDTWVLDGRKRWIGLGDEADLVIVWARDDDGDVGAFVVEHPDGGKLEGFRAEVITGKIGRRAVLQSSLWLDGIRIPAENRLAEARSFKDTQRFLGHSRMGVAWEAVGHAEAAYTYALRYVRQRTQFGRSLSSFQLIQEKLARMLAEITGMRLMVMRMAQLAQEGRAAGPVASVAKMHCAATARKVCQDARDMMGGNGLLLENHVARHLADVEVTYTYEGTDTVQALIVGREITGTQAFVN
- a CDS encoding MFS transporter translates to MTSIASTETEPGERSVRELLADPTFGRYFTANLISNCGNWIQNVSAATAVFSITRSATLTGVVSGALWLGSLVLQPYAGALSDRVDRRRMLLAGQSLALLAATVLAVWTALAGVDGLAGPWPIIGVTVVIGIGNAVAIPAMQALVPALVPSADLDQAIALNSVTFTLGRAIGPVLAAGVLLLGGPRLGFVVNAMTFLPLVVVLLVIRQRDVERSGDTDGSVREVLRLVRGDRRLLVLLAATTAIGWTSDPINTLSPPMADLFGAGDALVGVFVGCFGGGAALHSVVLRRTRTRFGQRRLGVFGLAGFGGGMVLFGLSPTPWLAAASLVLAGFAFLGAITSVTTRMQRGITEDVRGRVMALWGVTFLGSRPIAALVNGATADLVGVRAAVVAAAFVALAGAGLLAWYGGPSSSADDRPGAG
- a CDS encoding acyl-CoA dehydrogenase family protein — protein: MGEPIDPIDLTGVAALLRDDERGWRDRTHALIVEHVLDQVERWHDREHFPTALVRPLAEAGLLGMHLDGYGCAGASAVSYGLACMELEAGDSGLRSFVSVQGSLAMYALHRYGSDEQKERWLPRMAAGEAVGCFGLTEPAAGSNPSEMRTRARRVGSDWVVDGHKRWSTNGTIADVAIVWADTDDGVRGFVVPTEADGFSTTAITGKRSLRVSAASELHLDDVRLPGAAVLPGVAGMRGPLSCLDEARYGVMWGALGAARSCLEAAVKHATTREQFGRPIGGFQLTQAKLVDMELELTKGVLLALHLGRRKDDGELMHQQTSLGKLNSTREALTIARTARGILGGDGITDRFPVMRHLQNLETVLTYEGTAEMHTLIVGEAMTGLRAFT
- a CDS encoding amidase family protein, with amino-acid sequence MTAACLDRIAERDADIGAFATVTADRARERARTAAAEVADDRDLRRPLLGIPVGVKDVVDVAGVVTGAGCAARADVVATRDAAVWQRLDAAGAVVIGKTATHELAYGVATPATRNPLDLGRMPGGSSGGSAAALAAGMCLGAVGTDTAGSIRIPAALTADDAALLLAGMAGTRHPTVDVDLAGLRLGLATAGAVWTDDVRRAFATVADVVGRAGARVTAVPTPSFADAVWHADRIIGVEAGAVHADLLTETADSLTPATRAKLRSAVRIDTPTYDRAVTTQPRSAPASTRHCAGSTCCWRPAPPRPRPSTVPSR